In Brienomyrus brachyistius isolate T26 chromosome 2, BBRACH_0.4, whole genome shotgun sequence, the genomic window cctctgtctgcCTCTATCTGTCtttttctctgtgtgtctctgtctgcctctgaCAGGCATCTTAATCACTGGGAAAACAGCAGCTATAAGAATAAGCTGAATACAACTCAATTAAACAAACAGTTAACTACCAATCGCCAGTGTTCCTTGTCATTCCTATAAAAAGTCTATTCACATTAGATTCTCTCTCCAATAAATTTCACTTGAATAAAGAAAACCTTTACTAACATTATTATttagtaatattaaaaaaactaaaatgaaaTCTGAAAATATTAATTCATATCCTCCGCTTCCTCATTGCTAACACAACACGCACTCCTCCGCAGATCCTTCACTGCTGCAGGACTGATGGAAGATAAATACAATGATACAATGACACCCTGTAAGTGCACTTTAATAATGCAATTTTAATTTTTAAGTGTGACAGAAAGCAGTGTCACATTCTTGCAGATACCATCTTCTTTTGATTGTCAGATTTGAGCCCAGTAGCACAGACGTGAAGatgaacatgaaaaaaaataaaatgcaaaaaataaaatcaaataaattgCTGATAAATATGCAATCAGGGccccctttttaaaaataaaaaatgacagaATCTGGTCTGCAAGCTCTCTAGGCCAGTTTTTAGCACTGATACACCTAGATGATTTGGATTAACAGCACGTCATTGGTGTCCACTCTACATGCATCTTCAGTCTGCTTATTCAGGACAGGATCACAGGAATTGCTGGAGGCCTTTGCAGGCTGAATGGAGTATGAGGTAGGGGACCGGTCTGCAAGGCACTCCAGGctaccacagggcacacacacaataaGCAAAATAGAGATGGCAGTTTGTCTGCCTGCATGCCTTTTCAATGCAGGAGGAAACCAAAAAATTCTCCACCCAGAGAGAGTGGGAGGGATGCATGTCCCAACCCCACACAGCTAACAGCACTACCCGCTGAGCCAGCAAACATACATAGACGTTTTGAATCTATCCATTATACTATTCAGGGTCGCAGAAGTCCGGAGgttatgggcgcaaggcagggaggaACCggtatggggcgccaacccatcgcagggcacactcacacaccatccactcacacatatgggcaatttttagcaagtccaattagcctcagcatgtctttggactgtggggggaaaccggagtacccggaggaaaccccacgatgacatggggagaacatgcaaactccacacacatgtgacccaggcggagactcgaacccgggtcccagaggtgtgaggcaacagtgctaaccactgcaccaccatgccgccccattaataataataataataataataataataataataataataataataataataataataataataataataataataataataataataataaataataataataaactgccCCCTGTTCCCAGTAATAATTGCTGTCTTCTTTAGACATCAATGGGAATATGCCTAACACATATAACACTCCACCCTGCAGGCTGGCTTTCTACGTGCCCCTGAGCTCCGCCTCCTGCTGATGGGTCCCCATCCAGGAGCAGACCCTGAATAGTTTTCTTTGACCTCAGTAACTCTAGGCTGAATTTGAATAGCATCAGGTATTTGACATTTGACAGTGTCAGGCTCTGCCCACTGACCACCTTCGAGATATGAGTCAGCCATAAATCTCATTGTTGCCTTGGTCTTCTCTGACATATCAGGATTGCATCAGATGTCAGTTTCAAGTCTTTCATAAGTTCAATCAACCATAGTGCTTTTGCTACACTCAGAACCCTTCAGAGTTCAAACATGATGCACTGTGGTCTCAAGGAGATCCCCCCTGGACTCTGGATTTGCTCAGTACCCTGCAGCTGCTGAACTGTAAAGGCAAAAGTCTGCACCCAGACCTTTTCAAGTACAACAAAGACTTCAGGACATTGACTTCAGTCACAACCACCTGCTGACCATTTCTGGGTTCCTGTTCAGCTCCTTTTCCACACCCATTCGCATGAACTTCTCCTCCAGCTTCTTCACGTGTGACTGTAGCCTGATGTGGGCCACATCATGGGTCAGCTCTCCTGAAGACACGCAAGTGAAACAGATCCTCCAGCGTCATCTCCTGTTCTGCATCCAGAGTCTTCTCTGGGAGGACCTCCAGCCTGTGTGTATACTTCAATATGTCTGCCATGTTCTTTCTGGCACCCTGGGGCTTCAGATTTTGGGCGGAGCAGCCAACATGCTATACAACAGCCAATCGGAAGATCTACCTGCAATGGTATATCAAGTTATCCAACCAGAAGAGCCGGTGGGACCAAGAGCCTCTAATCCACAAGACATCTGATGATCCCAccacctctagttgcttggagtcacctcctctacaatctgtttGGTTATCTCTCCAAACCAATCGCTTTTCATTCTGCCTGCAGAACATTTTTCTGTAATTAAAAGTCCCATCAGCAAGCCAGGAGGTCTAGATGGATCACGCTGGGTTCACCTGTGTTGCATTCATGGCGTAGAGTCAGCATGACTTCTTATGGgtcatgcatgagctcatcccTCATGTGGAGGACGACGTGGAACCCACATGGGTGTGGCAATGTGTCCCGGACCGTGACAGGGATGCCAGGCAGCAGCCTGCTGGACGGCGTGGAGAGCAGCATCCAGTGCAGCCGCAAGACACGCTGCATCATCTCCGGATACTTCCTGCGGAGCGACTGGTGCAGGCTATATGTAGCTGTTCTTGGAGAACCATGATGTACTGGCCAGGAGCGTAACTTACATATAATATAAAACTATTCAAGTCAATAAATGCAGATTTATTTCGGTGGGCTAAAGCCCCCCTAAATTAGGCCTAATGACACCCCTGGCCCTTCCGTTCGTCTTCTTGGAGGTGATGTCCTCCCCGTCGTCTGTCGTAGTATCAGTGGCTGCGCATGAAACTCCGCAAGAAGTCCTGCCTTGACTGGCCCGCCAATACCCCCCATGCCCAGCGAGTCGTCTGGGAGAAGCTGCGATCCCTCATTGCAAAGCCTCATGCTGCAGACGGGTACCTACTGTGAGTCTGAAACCAACAGAGCCCAGTGTGGCCCCCAGGGCCCAGGGCCGGACAGCAGGACATGTGATTCATGCACAGAGTGTGGCTGTCAAATCATCGATCAGATGATGTAGCTATGATGCTAAGGCTGAAAGTAAGAAGCGAAATTCCACAATGCTTGATACTCAACTGTGACGATTCTGTGTGTCTTTCCATGTGGAAAATGCCTCCAGATTTTACAACTGATTTTAAATATGCTAATTTTACATCTTAGGGAGTCATTTCAGAACTTAGCAAAATCCAGCAGGACCTTGTTAGGCCAGACTGGAGCACAAAATATGGACCTCAGTATCCAAACTTAAGAGACATTTTAATAGAGCCGTAGATTTGCAGCAGAAATGTATTCATTGCATTGAATCAGCCTAGGCGTTTGGTTGCTGTTCGATAACTGCTCATTGTATTACAGTGTCTACATTTACACTTGTTGTTGGGGTAGTTCTGCCCCTAATTGTGTATTACCCCGGCTGCTAGTTTTTGATGTGAAGAGATGTGTGATAATGGTCTGTACTGCTGGTAGATACGGACTAAGAAGCAGAGCTTTTGTGTCTGACAATGAAGCCTTTTTGCGGGAGTCAGCTGAGGAGAGAGTAAGAGTTTCTTTCGAAGGCGTCAGGTGGCATCACCGCCATTCGGTGTTCGCCGAACCATGAACCATGTGGGAGGCTTCAGCTCCATGATGTCCTCCTGCCACCTGGACAACAGCGGGTGTCTGTACCAGCGTTTTAGCCCCTCTTATGAATGTATCCCGGGAAGTGACCATCAGAGACAAGAAGGCTTACAGCGAATGTGCCCTGATTAAAAGATCAGAGCTGATGTTTGCACACTGAGGCGATTCAAGGATTAttattgaattttaaattatgtAACAGACAGAGCAGGGGCGTATGGGGGAGGTGGGTGTATTATTCACCATATTGCTCTTGTGCACATCTGGTACCATTTTATGCAACGGGCCTGCGACCCACGTTTTTTCTCGCTGCCTGTGGATGAGCAGGTGGAAACTTGAGTATATAGTCATTAAACATTTAACGCAAGCGGGACTCAATGGTTAAAAACATAAAGATTATAATGGAAGAGAATAAATGGTCTTGCTTGTAGGGATGTTGAATAAGTTGGTCTTACAAAGCGAGCCGGTGTGAGCTCGGGATGTGAGTAGAAAAAAATCATGAATCCACAATCGGTTGTCCTCCCTTCTAGGGAGGCCCTTCCAGGCTACATGTATCAGAAGGTTAGGATTTGAGGAATATATGGGCTGCTGTTACAGCCTCCAGTCCGCCTCTCTGACTTTCTGTGGCACCTGGGACCTGCTCACAGTTGACATTTAACTGAACTGCCTTAAAAGCAGTCAGACGCACCACGGACAGCTAAGGTGAATTTTCTGGGTGTGCAGTGCGTAGCTCAGAGAGTTAGAAAGGTTACTGGTTTGAGTCTTCGTCCTCGGCAGATTAACCGCACGTCCAttcggcccttgagcaagacccttaaattCCTGCGGTGCTCCTGGACTCTGGataagcagcctgaccctgtgctcagaccaCAAGTTTGCCCTTTGCCTATATTTATGGACAGTATTGCTCATAAAAGTAATCTATTACTGAAAGAGGTGGAAATTCAGGTCCAGCGactacaaatccagactaaggttttgtttcaaccaaccagctgagtaaaaagagtcacagtcacagaggactcaaccgGTTGGTTAAAGCAAAACtttggcctggatttgtactttctggacctgaacttacTTTTTGGGGTCACATCCCGAACACAGCTCCTGTGAATGTCTCAAAGGAAAGCAAGATGTGAAAAGAGCATTTCAATCTGCTTGTGCAAATTGCAAATAAAGCACCACTTCATTAATTCATATATTTACTTAGTATGTTGATTACAAATATGTAATGAAATAACACAATTCATCCATCGCTATTATAAAACAAGAGGCACAAAGAAAAATGTTCTCAGGAACTGCGGAACCCGTTTGGCGTAAACACTACATCGTTCTTTATTAGGTCCCTCACACATTCACTGTGATGTTGTGACATCATAATCATGACTTTGAATGGTCTTGTGTGTTAAATCTAGATTTATGAAATCATAGGTATGCAAGCCGTGGTCCTAGACTGGAGAAGCTGTTGTGAAGCGGATGAATGGATGTTTTTCCAAAAAAGAAAATCCATTTTCCTTTATGCTCACCTTTCTGAATGGAGGCCTCGGCGTCCACTGCATAAGCAATATCTCAGCCTTCATaccccagatacagtggaaaaGACGTGTTACTTTAGCACACACTGTTTTTCTCTGATGAAAATTCACTGCCCCTCTGGTTGATTTTCTTTTCACAGCATGGTCCTCACTAATGGAGAGTGACCTTTTTAAACACCCTTGGGAGTGCAAATGGCAGGTTAATAGATCACTGATTTGTGGTCTATAGATGGGGGAAATTGGGGAAAAAACATAAGAAAATGCTTAAAAATGTAGGTTCCATTCTTTTCTTTCTGAAAGTACAGACTCCTGCATAGATTCAAACCTGATAAGACCAGCCGTAATTGCCCCCGTAGGATTGAGGCCCGCGAGCAAGATAAAATGTTCATACTTAATTGGAGTCTTACAGTACCCTGTTCTTAAAAGTCCAGGGCAGAGGAGACAACGCCTCCCACACTTTCGCCACAAAAGGGGATACATCAAATCTTCTAGATCGagctaaatgacaaaaaaaactacGTTTAATAGACCTTCGACGGTGACGTGATGCCTGGCGATTTTATTTATGGctgcttttaaaacttaaataaAATGAGGTACCAGCTGCTCGATGCCCGTCTCCGACGGCTCGATTGCGTCTCTGCTCAAAGCTGCGCTTTTCTCGCCACTTGAACGATCCGGACCAATCGAAGTAAAGACCCCCGATACAGATGGATCTAAATGGCGACAGAACTCAGACgccactcttttttaaaaagtacAAAATGGACGTGTTTTCTATGTTATCCTAACCCTGAGATCAGCATTTCACTCTCATTAATGCTCATCACTGAAAGCTCACAGCAGGTACTATAAGCATAGCTGAACCGCAGTGATAAAGATATAAGGCAATAATGTTGTCATATGTCGAACATccttttgctgtaaaaaaaaaaacaaaaaatcaaatATGAGCTTATAACTTTTCACTGCTACTCAAAATAAGCAAATGCATTCTTTGCAAAGCTTGATtggtaagattatatttgtaagtATTATATGCAATTACATAATATTAACACAATCGTTATAGTGAATTTTACATACAACCCTGTGTTTGATCTATTGCTGAACATATTCATTATGTCCCACTATAAATCCATACTGTAcatacattcatccatcttccatcctCTACCCCAGTACATGGTCTCACAGAGTACTACTATAATTGTCAGGCAATgatatacaataaaaaaaaaaaaacagatgcatTTTTAACTACTCAGACAACTGTATTTTTCATAACGAGCAGCTCTTTGTTGATAAATGTCTCTTTCACCCAGAAAATGCCACACAGTTTAGACTAGCAGGTATCATCCGCTAATTGCTATAGTAATTCTCAGGACAAATTTGGGAACCTTCAAAGTAGAAGGCAAACTTTTGAATATTTAATGAACCCTTTTAATTCAGAATTAAGTGatcaattgtcattgttgacagacCACAGttgaaaaacaacaaaatgtgtcctctgcacccagggagcagtgcttgggggtagAACTATACGCAGAGTATCTCAGTGGTggcttgctggtcagggattcaaatctgcaatctttcaattacaaacgtgcttccctaaccatcaagccaccACTGTCCACATTGTTAAAGTTACTTGTCAAACAGTCACTTTCCCATTCATTCAGATTTTACTTGTGCGACTTACGGGACACTGAAcacctttgtgtatttacgtttaatttatttgcatttacTCTGTTtatcttttgtccaaagtgaaatGCATGCTGTTGAGGTATTGACTATGCATATGAGCAGCTAAgttgagcttccaatgaataaCCAGGTTCAACTCTATAGCAGCGAGAGCTTTACAACACCTTTCACATGGCAAGAATCTAATAAGACAACTATCAAAAGATGCAGTGCAATGCTAAGAACATTCAGGGCACATCAAGTGGTGTGAGATAGTTTAGGTGTATCTGGAACAAAGAGGTCTTGACTTATACTTGTAACTAATAAACTTTAGCTCATGAATCAGCAGTGGACATACATCAGACACACATGTGGTCATGTAGAACTTGGCTTAGTGTCCTGGAGTCGTCTTCTCTTTGACCTTGTTCTCTGGCACCTTCAGGCACTCCAGACAAGGATACTCATCGATGAAGAGGTTGTgaagatggagaagaccctTCCAGAAGGTCTTCTTGCCATAAATGAGTAGCAGAGAGCTGGCGGCAGTATAGATGGAGGAGAACAGGATGGACAGCATCATGACGTTCTCCATCTTGGCAATACTCATGTAGTACACGTAGAGGTCCACCAGCAGGAAGCAGAGGAACACAACCACCAGGCCAAGGTTCATGTGAATCACTCGCATCTCAGAGCCCAGCTTGGGGGTGTGAAAGCCATTGTTGCTGGTCTTCATGTGATGCAGGTGGATGGCCAGGTGGACGCTGATGGAGATGCTGCTCTTGAGCATCAGCAGTCCAGGGATGACGTCAGAAATCAGGAAGTAGTAAATTACGTAGATGGTTCCATTTAACCCGACTGGAATGATTGAGCTGCAGAATTCATTTTCGATGGTTTTGTTTAAAGGGGCGAGTACTGTTACCAGCGGCATGCAGGTAATGAATCCACACACAGGGATGGCGATGACCACGGTGCCTACATGCTTAAGGAAAGCCTCCTGGATCTTCGTGTAGCAGTGGATGGGCTCAATCACTAGTTTTGTGCTGTAGAAGAAGGTCAGGAAAGCGGTGATCCAGATGATGGAAAATTTGAGGCTGAAGACTATCACCAAAATTATGGAGAAGGATTGCTCCTGCAGCATACATTTCCTGTCCAGCTCCTCCATTGTCATCCAGATGTAGGAAATGATCTGGTGAAGGATGTTGGTCAGTGACAATGCTGAAATGATGGTCTCACAGGGCAACCAGTGGCCGTTCTGCCTGTAGCCATGGAGGCTCATCAGTAGGATGTAAAGGTTGAAGAATATTGTGAGGATGGCAGTGAAGCCAACCAGTACCCAGATGCTCAACTCGGTACTATTCGACAGCATGTTCTTCAGTTCCCTTTAAAGGTTTTATTTCTCAGGCTTTAGACAAGAGCAAATGCTATAGCATGTACCACGAGATATTACAATCGATACTGTGACAACTGATATCCCTTAACAAGTAGAGGTATTTTGACCTACTGGCATCAAAGTACTTGAGGTACTTCTGACTGATATTCGAGTCCTTTCACTGCATGCACTCTAATGCAGAAACTCCAGTAGATGGGACAAGAAGACTATGAAGAAAGTTTTAGATATTTTAAAGTACCTTATGTAAAGCATATATTCTCACATGCAAGGCATATATAATTTCAAATCATTTGTATGCATAATCCTACTTTTAAATGGTTACAACTATGTTTGTGAGCCGATACAGCTTAATTCCTCCACTTCATTTCATTCATAAATCCATTCAGATTACCCGGCCCACTTATTTCTGAACTTTCAGCAGTGTCCTGGATATTTTAATTACTTTGGGGAAGAGAAAATGATGTATTACATTATATTGCCAGATAACCAGTCAGTTAAACTTTTCTATCATTAGAGTGAATGTCCTGCATTGTTTACCTAGATTGATTTCCTTTCAGAATTCTCCCTCAGGCTGGAAGTGACTCAAGTCCATTACTCAATCAGAAATTCGATAGAAAAGCAGTTCACCCGTCCATCAACTCCCATCGAGCAGCATGTATGAGAGTAATACCCACACGTCTCATAGTCAAAAGAGAAAACTGATGGAGAGTACTGGCATTTGTTCCCTGAAAGGATCTAAGTCTTGCATTGAGCTTCAGTGAAGGATGTTTCAATCCAGTGGACAGCTCTTACACTGACGTGTCTGATGATCCCTTTGCTTCTGAAGGAACAGTTGTTGCAGAGAAAAGTCAGCCGTGACAAGATCGAGGTGCTTGAGAGAATGACAACCCGGCTCCCGTGATGGGTCCTTCCTTGAACTCCTGGCGAGCCCTTGGCTGGAAATGGAAGCAGAGGAGACAGGACTTTTTATACCTACGTGCATTTCCATAGAAGCTAGAGAAGAGCCCTCATGGGAGCATTTACATAGAGCGTAATAAGGAGGATGTAATGCCTGTGTGATTACAACTACGATTAGCACATCCAGGGGGTAACCCCATCCTTGTGCCTTATGCTGCCCGCGATAGGCTCCACCCACCTGTGAACCTGACCAGAATAAGGTTAaaagatggataaatggatgaatgaacGAATGGATAAATAGATGAATGTTCACTGCACATAAGGAGctaagcagtgtgtgtgtgcgtttgtataGCGTGTCTTAGTTAAATGGGACAGAAAAGACTGAAGGATAGATGGGCTAGTATTGTGTTGCCTGGTAGTGTATTTATGGAAAGGTAGAGTTTTCTTTAAGTTTATGTTTTGTCATGGTGGGTATCCTGCCATGTCCTAGGGTACCTGGTTCAGATCCTCGGAGACGCTCCCATGAGTCATTTCTACACAGTCCATTTGCATGAGGCCACCGCGGAAGATCTTCACCCACAAACCTCAGCTCACCTGTGGCTAAGGAAATCGAGCAGTGACCACAGAAGAGCACATGCAACAGGATGAAGGTCACTCGCTTTATTTATGTACCAAGCTTTTATCCATATTtatgtcgtttttttttttttttgagaaagcagaacCAGAAATGTTccggagcaattgggggttaaaaGGCCTTTGCTCAAGAACCCAACGATGAAATCACTTTTGTgattctgggatttgaacaacaaccttctgatcacatgcaTAGTGTCCTAGGGTCCAAACCCACTGAGATACACATTACCCCCCAAAGTAGAAACTGATTTGGTGTTGCGAAGGCTGTAAGTCGGATTCATTTGCACCACAACATGATAACTAACCAGCTCTTTTTTTAACTTCAGAGAAAGAACACATCACAACTCTTCAGGAGAGGATGGCTTTGATCCGTCGACCTCTGAGTTTTGGGCCCAGCAGGCATCTGCTGCACCACTCTGCTCCCTGGGATGCTGACATCACTCCCATGTGTACCTTAAGGATGTCTGCTTGCAtgaaaatatacagtacaggtgTCTGTCAGCTTATGTCCTTGTCAGATACTATCCTATCAAGTCGCCTCAAAATAAACGCAGTAGGAAGTTAGCTGGCGTGTAACAGTTGAAGGACATGGACAGTGCTGCCAATATCTAATTTGTAATGCAGTATGCATGCAGTAATGTATATGTGATGGAAAGCCGCAATAAGTAGATATGATACAGTACCTGTGCTGTATTTCATTACAATAAAAAGACACTTACTGTAATAATGTACAATAAAATATTTCGCCACAGCTTCAGGCACTGTCATCTTTCTCAGCTCCCGTTGTTTGCTACCATACGTATCTTCTGATTTCATAGTGCGATTCGTGCTTTATTTTTGGTGCAATCCCTTTGTGTTCTAAAATgctttatatttacattatattactaATGGCTGTAGAGtactatgtatatattacaattCTGTCTTGCCTCCCCCCCAAGACTATCGAGATATGCCCAGATTGACTTGCGTCCGGTGGTTCCAGTCCCAAATGTGGATGCACATTGACAGATACCTGTATTTATGATAAATCCAATCATGGTATGTAGGGTCACTGGATGCCTCCCACAGTCAACACTGGCCATAGGACGTCAAAGGGCACACACAATACGGACAATTTTGAGATGTCACATCACCTAGAAGCACGTTTTGGGATTGCAGGAAGAAAAATGGAGCACCCAGAGGAGATGCatgctgatggggggggggggggggggggggggggacatgcaagCAGGCATGACACAGCGCAGCTGGCCTTCAAACCTGTAATcctgaaggtgtgaggcaagatcgctgcccactgagccaggCAATAAAGAAATCAGCTCGTCAGTGTTTCTAAGCATTCCAGAAAACGCGCGCCAGCTGTATGCAGAGGTATGATAATGTGCTCATAGCTGACTGAAGCGCTTGAagctgtttggtgttttttcagCGTTTCCGCAGGAGACAGCCTCAGCCACCGCCTCTGCTTGGCAGGCTGACTTTGAACTATTCTCCATGATTTATCAGTGTTTTGAGTAGCACTGTGTCCCTTGGGCCGAAGTGAGGACGTACCGCGGCCAGTGTGCAAAGAACATCTCTCTCCAAGGAGATCCGATCAACATACCGATTCTGCTAAATCT contains:
- the LOC125718591 gene encoding uncharacterized protein LOC125718591, with the translated sequence MLSNSTELSIWVLVGFTAILTIFFNLYILLMSLHGYRQNGHWLPCETIISALSLTNILHQIISYIWMTMEELDRKCMLQEQSFSIILVIVFSLKFSIIWITAFLTFFYSTKLVIEPIHCYTKIQEAFLKHVGTVVIAIPVCGFITCMPLVTVLAPLNKTIENEFCSSIIPVGLNGTIYVIYYFLISDVIPGLLMLKSSISISVHLAIHLHHMKTSNNGFHTPKLGSEMRVIHMNLGLVVVFLCFLLVDLYVYYMSIAKMENVMMLSILFSSIYTAASSLLLIYGKKTFWKGLLHLHNLFIDEYPCLECLKVPENKVKEKTTPGH